The following coding sequences lie in one Arachis ipaensis cultivar K30076 chromosome B03, Araip1.1, whole genome shotgun sequence genomic window:
- the LOC107630996 gene encoding mediator of RNA polymerase II transcription subunit 16 isoform X7, whose translation MNGGKILQLLQSGYLGCLRWLSSKSSAPATSKSTFEEKFLSQQSQTSARWPNFLCVCSVFSSGSVQLHWAQWPPSQNGATPKWFCTSKGLLGCGPSGIMAGDAIITDSGAMHVAGVPIVNPSTIVVWEVTPGPGNGFQVTPKTSTTCGVPPLSPPNWAGFAPLAGYLFSWQDYLLSEAKQGRKQTEQNLGDAVPLYCSPVSNFSAYVSPEAAAQSAATTTWGSGVTAVAFDPTCGGSVIAVVIVEGQYMSPYDPDEGPSITGWRVQRWESSLQHVVLHPIFGNPTSSMGGQPPMQTVWQSKVDLSIAPTNDFKNHQASSIGVASDVQKTFDSGSDKSKMVNFDPFDLPSDVRTLARVVYSAHGGEIAIAFLRGGVHVFSGPNFAPVDNYQINVGSAIAAPAFSSTSCCSASVWHDTGKDRTVLRIVRVLPPAIPVSQAKANSSTWERAIAERFWWSLMVGVDWWDAVGCTQSAAEDGIVSLNSVIAVLDADFHSLPSAQHRQQYGPSLDRIKCRLLEGSNAQEVRAMVLDMQARLLLDMLGKGIESALVNSSSLVPEAWHASGETLSNIDPESMAIEPALIPTIQAYVDAVLDLASHFITRLRRYASFCRTLASHAATASTGSNRNVVTSPTQSSATPATSQGGQNGTTSSMGSTQLQSWVQGAIAKMSNPTEAVSNPTPPPISGPSPFMPISINTGTFPGTPAVRLIGDCHFLHRLCQLLLFCFFFRRTQLPRYMGVANRTTDTTVQKPQPNASATGKTEETTKPVSAVVKSDDGPTGRGGQIVPGIKAGEETAPGRSRVGTGNAGQGYTFEEVKVLFMILMDLCRRTAGLQHPLPVSQVGSSNIQVRLHYIDGNYTVLPEVVEASLGPHMQNMPRPRGADAAGLLLRELELHPPAEEWHRRNMFGVPSSESEDVDFGNEAPKLVTCDPLDFSSSEQCDVYYGAQQLWPRKRRMSERDAAFGLNTSVGLGAYLGIMGSRRDVVTTTWKAGLEGIWFKCIRCLRQTSAFASPGAPSPPSNNDKEIWWISRWAYGCPMCGGTWVRVV comes from the exons ATGAATGGCGGCAAGATATTGCAGTTGTTACAAAGTGGCTATCTGGGGTGTCTCCG GTGGCTTTCATCCAAGTCTAGTGCTCCTGCCACTTCAAAGTCAACATTTGAGGAGAAGTTTCTTTCACAGCAATCTCAAACTTCAG CTAGATGGCCCAATTTTCTCTGTGTCTGTTCTGTGTTCTCATCAGGCTCAGTTCAGCTTCATTGGGCCCAGTGGCCTCCTAGTCAGAATGGTGCAACACCTAAGTGGTTTTGCACTAGTAAAGGACTCTTGGGTTGTGGGCCCAGTGGCATTATGGCTGGTGATGCTATCATAACAGACAGTGGTGCCATGCATGTAGCAGGTGTACCAATTGTTAATCCATCCACCATTGTTGTTTGGGAAGTCACTCCTGGGCCTGGAAATGGTTTCCAAGTAACTCCAAAAACAAGTACTACTTGTGGTGTTCCACCTCTTAGCCCACCCAATTGGGCTGGTTTTGCTCCTTTAGCTGGATATTTATTTAGTTGGCAAGATTATCTATTATCTGAAGCAAAGCAAGGGAGAAAACAGACAGAACAAAACCTTGGTGATGCTGTACCCCTATACTGTTCACCAGTTTCAAATTTTTCAGCATATGTGAGTCCCGAAGCTGCAGCTCAGTCTGCAGCCACCACTACATGGGGTTCTGGTGTAACAGCAGTGGCTTTTGATCCTACATGTGGTGGTTCTGTCATAGCCGTTGTGATTGTTGAGG GACAGTACATGTCGCCATATGATCCAGATGAGGGCCCATCAATTACAGGGTGGAGAGTGCAACGCTGGGAGTCATCTTTACAACATGTTGTTCTGCATCCTATATTTGGGAACCCTACGTCTAGTATGGGTGGACAACCCCCTATGCAAACTGTCTGGCAGTCCAAAGTGGACCTTAGCATAGCACCAACAAATGATTTCAAGAATCATCAGGCATCTTCAATTGGAGTGGCTTCTGATGTGCAAAAGACATTTGACTCTGGTTCTGATAAATCAAAAATGGTCAATTTTGATCCATTCGATCTACCAAGTGATGTTAGGACACTTGCCCGAGTTGTTTACTCTGCTCATGGTGGTGAAATTGCCATTGCTTTTCTTCGGGGTGGCGTCCATGTCTTTTCTGGTCCAAATTTTGCACCTGTGGACAACTATCAGATTAATGTTGGATCTGCAATTGCTGCTCCTGCATTTTCTTCAACTAGCTGTTGTTCAGCTTCTGTTTGGCATGACACTGGCAAGGACCGTACAGTATTGAGAATAGTTCGGGTTCTTCCTCCTGCTATTCCTGTTAGTCAAGCCAAGGCCAATTCATCAACTTGGGAGCGTGCAATTGCTGAAAG GTTTTGGTGGAGCCTTATGGTTGGCGTTGATTGGTGGGATGCTGTGGGCTGTACACAGAGTGCCGCTGAGGATGGTATTG TTTCACTTAACAGCGTTATTGCAGTTTTGGATGCGGATTTCCATTCTCTTCCTTCTGCTCAGCACAGGCAGCAGTATGGTCCA AGTCTAGACAGGATAAAGTGTAGGCTACTGGAAGGATCAAATGCCCAAGAGGTCAGGGCAATGGTTCTGGATATGCAAGCTAGATTATTGTTGGATATGCTTGGAAAAGGAATTGAGTCTGCTTTGGTAAATTCTTCATCTTTAGTGCCTGAGGCATGGCATGCATCTGGTGAAACGCTATCAAACATTGATCCTGAATCAATGGCTATAGAACCTGCGTTAATTCCTACTATTCAG GCTTATGTCGATGCAGTTCTTGATCTGGCTTCCCATTTTATTACACGATTGCGTCGTTATGCAAGTTTCTGTCGTACACTAGCATCTCATGCTGCAACTGCAAGCACTGGAAGCAACCGCAACGTGGTTACCAGTCCTACCCAAAGTTCTGCAACTCCTGCAACAAGTCAAG GAGGTCAAAATGGGACCACCAGTTCCATGGGGAGCACACAGCTGCAAAGTTGGGTTCAAGGGGCCATCGCTAAGATGAGTAATCCAACTGAAGCAGTGTCCAATCCAACTCCTCCTCCCATCAGTGGTCCTTCGCCATTTATGCCTATCAGCATTAACACAGGAACATTCCCTGGAACACCAGCAGTTAGACTTATTGGGGACTGTCATTTCCTTCACAGATTATGCCAACTGTTGCTATTCTGCTTTTTCTTTCGGCGAACACAACTCCCTCGCTATATGGGGGTTGCAAATAGAACCACTGATACCACTGTACAAAAGCCTCAACCAAATGCTTCTGCTACTGGCAAGACAGAGGAGACTACAAAACCAGTTTCAGCTGTAGTTAAGTCAGATGATGGTCCGACAGGTCGGGGTGGTCAGATTGTGCCTGGGATAAAAGCAGGTGAAGAAACAGCTCCTGGGCGTTCAAGAGTAGGAACTGGGAATGCTGGCCAAGGCTATACATTTGAAGAG GTCAAGGTGCTTTTTATGATACTAATGGATCTATGTCGCCGGACAGCTGGGCTGCAACACCCTTTACCAGTTTCCCAGGTGGGGAGCAGCAACATTCAGGTTCGGCTGCATTATATTGATGGGAACTACACTGTACTGCCAGAGGTTGTGGAAGCATCTCTTGGCCCACATATGCAG AATATGCCTCGTCCCAGAGGTGCCGATGCTGCTGGTCTTCTACTTCGTGAACTAGAACTTCACCCTCCAGCAGAAGAGTGGCACAGGCGGAATATGTTTGGTGTACCTTCATCTGAATCAGAGGACGTGGATTTTGGAAACGAAGCACCGAAACTAGTTACTTGTGACCCACTTGATTTCAGTTCATCGGAACAATGTGATGTATACTACGGAGCCCAGCAGTTATGGCCAAGGAAGCGCAGGATGTCCGAAAGAGATGCTGCTTTCGGGTTGAACACTTCTGTGGGCTTGGGAGCTTATCTTGGCATAATGGGATCTCGACGAGATGTTGTTACTACAACGTGGAAGGCTGGCCTCGAAGGAATCTGGTTCAAG TGCATAAGATGTCTGCGTCAGACCTCTGCATTTGCTTCCCCTGGAGCTCCTAGCCCTCCTAGTAACAATGACAAGGAGATTTGGTGGATCAGCCGCTGGGCGTATGGCTGCCCAATGTGCGGTGGAACATGGGTTCGAGTTGTATAG
- the LOC107630996 gene encoding mediator of RNA polymerase II transcription subunit 16 isoform X5, whose protein sequence is MVPDLLSACITDCKFPWEGDYLDSTFSSNCWLREHEWRQDIAVVTKWLSGVSPYRWLSSKSSAPATSKSTFEEKFLSQQSQTSARWPNFLCVCSVFSSGSVQLHWAQWPPSQNGATPKWFCTSKGLLGCGPSGIMAGDAIITDSGAMHVAGVPIVNPSTIVVWEVTPGPGNGFQVTPKTSTTCGVPPLSPPNWAGFAPLAGYLFSWQDYLLSEAKQGRKQTEQNLGDAVPLYCSPVSNFSAYVSPEAAAQSAATTTWGSGVTAVAFDPTCGGSVIAVVIVEGQYMSPYDPDEGPSITGWRVQRWESSLQHVVLHPIFGNPTSSMGGQPPMQTVWQSKVDLSIAPTNDFKNHQASSIGVASDVQKTFDSGSDKSKMVNFDPFDLPSDVRTLARVVYSAHGGEIAIAFLRGGVHVFSGPNFAPVDNYQINVGSAIAAPAFSSTSCCSASVWHDTGKDRTVLRIVRVLPPAIPVSQAKANSSTWERAIAERFWWSLMVGVDWWDAVGCTQSAAEDGIVSLNSVIAVLDADFHSLPSAQHRQQYGPSLDRIKCRLLEGSNAQEVRAMVLDMQARLLLDMLGKGIESALVNSSSLVPEAWHASGETLSNIDPESMAIEPALIPTIQAYVDAVLDLASHFITRLRRYASFCRTLASHAATASTGSNRNVVTSPTQSSATPATSQGGQNGTTSSMGSTQLQSWVQGAIAKMSNPTEAVSNPTPPPISGPSPFMPISINTGTFPGTPAVRLIGDCHFLHRLCQLLLFCFFFRRTQLPRYMGVANRTTDTTVQKPQPNASATGKTEETTKPVSAVVKSDDGPTGRGGQIVPGIKAGEETAPGRSRVGTGNAGQGYTFEEVKVLFMILMDLCRRTAGLQHPLPVSQVGSSNIQVRLHYIDGNYTVLPEVVEASLGPHMQNMPRPRGADAAGLLLRELELHPPAEEWHRRNMFGVPSSESEDVDFGNEAPKLVTCDPLDFSSSEQCDVYYGAQQLWPRKRRMSERDAAFGLNTSVGLGAYLGIMGSRRDVVTTTWKAGLEGIWFKCIRCLRQTSAFASPGAPSPPSNNDKEIWWISRWAYGCPMCGGTWVRVV, encoded by the exons ATGGTCCCCGACCTCTTGTCCGCGTGCATTACTGATTGCAAATTTCCATGGGAGGGTGACTATTTGGACTCAACCTTCTCAAGTAA CTGTTGGCTGCGTGAGCATGAATGGCGGCAAGATATTGCAGTTGTTACAAAGTGGCTATCTGGGGTGTCTCCG TATAGGTGGCTTTCATCCAAGTCTAGTGCTCCTGCCACTTCAAAGTCAACATTTGAGGAGAAGTTTCTTTCACAGCAATCTCAAACTTCAG CTAGATGGCCCAATTTTCTCTGTGTCTGTTCTGTGTTCTCATCAGGCTCAGTTCAGCTTCATTGGGCCCAGTGGCCTCCTAGTCAGAATGGTGCAACACCTAAGTGGTTTTGCACTAGTAAAGGACTCTTGGGTTGTGGGCCCAGTGGCATTATGGCTGGTGATGCTATCATAACAGACAGTGGTGCCATGCATGTAGCAGGTGTACCAATTGTTAATCCATCCACCATTGTTGTTTGGGAAGTCACTCCTGGGCCTGGAAATGGTTTCCAAGTAACTCCAAAAACAAGTACTACTTGTGGTGTTCCACCTCTTAGCCCACCCAATTGGGCTGGTTTTGCTCCTTTAGCTGGATATTTATTTAGTTGGCAAGATTATCTATTATCTGAAGCAAAGCAAGGGAGAAAACAGACAGAACAAAACCTTGGTGATGCTGTACCCCTATACTGTTCACCAGTTTCAAATTTTTCAGCATATGTGAGTCCCGAAGCTGCAGCTCAGTCTGCAGCCACCACTACATGGGGTTCTGGTGTAACAGCAGTGGCTTTTGATCCTACATGTGGTGGTTCTGTCATAGCCGTTGTGATTGTTGAGG GACAGTACATGTCGCCATATGATCCAGATGAGGGCCCATCAATTACAGGGTGGAGAGTGCAACGCTGGGAGTCATCTTTACAACATGTTGTTCTGCATCCTATATTTGGGAACCCTACGTCTAGTATGGGTGGACAACCCCCTATGCAAACTGTCTGGCAGTCCAAAGTGGACCTTAGCATAGCACCAACAAATGATTTCAAGAATCATCAGGCATCTTCAATTGGAGTGGCTTCTGATGTGCAAAAGACATTTGACTCTGGTTCTGATAAATCAAAAATGGTCAATTTTGATCCATTCGATCTACCAAGTGATGTTAGGACACTTGCCCGAGTTGTTTACTCTGCTCATGGTGGTGAAATTGCCATTGCTTTTCTTCGGGGTGGCGTCCATGTCTTTTCTGGTCCAAATTTTGCACCTGTGGACAACTATCAGATTAATGTTGGATCTGCAATTGCTGCTCCTGCATTTTCTTCAACTAGCTGTTGTTCAGCTTCTGTTTGGCATGACACTGGCAAGGACCGTACAGTATTGAGAATAGTTCGGGTTCTTCCTCCTGCTATTCCTGTTAGTCAAGCCAAGGCCAATTCATCAACTTGGGAGCGTGCAATTGCTGAAAG GTTTTGGTGGAGCCTTATGGTTGGCGTTGATTGGTGGGATGCTGTGGGCTGTACACAGAGTGCCGCTGAGGATGGTATTG TTTCACTTAACAGCGTTATTGCAGTTTTGGATGCGGATTTCCATTCTCTTCCTTCTGCTCAGCACAGGCAGCAGTATGGTCCA AGTCTAGACAGGATAAAGTGTAGGCTACTGGAAGGATCAAATGCCCAAGAGGTCAGGGCAATGGTTCTGGATATGCAAGCTAGATTATTGTTGGATATGCTTGGAAAAGGAATTGAGTCTGCTTTGGTAAATTCTTCATCTTTAGTGCCTGAGGCATGGCATGCATCTGGTGAAACGCTATCAAACATTGATCCTGAATCAATGGCTATAGAACCTGCGTTAATTCCTACTATTCAG GCTTATGTCGATGCAGTTCTTGATCTGGCTTCCCATTTTATTACACGATTGCGTCGTTATGCAAGTTTCTGTCGTACACTAGCATCTCATGCTGCAACTGCAAGCACTGGAAGCAACCGCAACGTGGTTACCAGTCCTACCCAAAGTTCTGCAACTCCTGCAACAAGTCAAG GAGGTCAAAATGGGACCACCAGTTCCATGGGGAGCACACAGCTGCAAAGTTGGGTTCAAGGGGCCATCGCTAAGATGAGTAATCCAACTGAAGCAGTGTCCAATCCAACTCCTCCTCCCATCAGTGGTCCTTCGCCATTTATGCCTATCAGCATTAACACAGGAACATTCCCTGGAACACCAGCAGTTAGACTTATTGGGGACTGTCATTTCCTTCACAGATTATGCCAACTGTTGCTATTCTGCTTTTTCTTTCGGCGAACACAACTCCCTCGCTATATGGGGGTTGCAAATAGAACCACTGATACCACTGTACAAAAGCCTCAACCAAATGCTTCTGCTACTGGCAAGACAGAGGAGACTACAAAACCAGTTTCAGCTGTAGTTAAGTCAGATGATGGTCCGACAGGTCGGGGTGGTCAGATTGTGCCTGGGATAAAAGCAGGTGAAGAAACAGCTCCTGGGCGTTCAAGAGTAGGAACTGGGAATGCTGGCCAAGGCTATACATTTGAAGAG GTCAAGGTGCTTTTTATGATACTAATGGATCTATGTCGCCGGACAGCTGGGCTGCAACACCCTTTACCAGTTTCCCAGGTGGGGAGCAGCAACATTCAGGTTCGGCTGCATTATATTGATGGGAACTACACTGTACTGCCAGAGGTTGTGGAAGCATCTCTTGGCCCACATATGCAG AATATGCCTCGTCCCAGAGGTGCCGATGCTGCTGGTCTTCTACTTCGTGAACTAGAACTTCACCCTCCAGCAGAAGAGTGGCACAGGCGGAATATGTTTGGTGTACCTTCATCTGAATCAGAGGACGTGGATTTTGGAAACGAAGCACCGAAACTAGTTACTTGTGACCCACTTGATTTCAGTTCATCGGAACAATGTGATGTATACTACGGAGCCCAGCAGTTATGGCCAAGGAAGCGCAGGATGTCCGAAAGAGATGCTGCTTTCGGGTTGAACACTTCTGTGGGCTTGGGAGCTTATCTTGGCATAATGGGATCTCGACGAGATGTTGTTACTACAACGTGGAAGGCTGGCCTCGAAGGAATCTGGTTCAAG TGCATAAGATGTCTGCGTCAGACCTCTGCATTTGCTTCCCCTGGAGCTCCTAGCCCTCCTAGTAACAATGACAAGGAGATTTGGTGGATCAGCCGCTGGGCGTATGGCTGCCCAATGTGCGGTGGAACATGGGTTCGAGTTGTATAG